A genomic segment from Callithrix jacchus isolate 240 chromosome 8, calJac240_pri, whole genome shotgun sequence encodes:
- the LOC144577302 gene encoding golgin subfamily A member 8G-like isoform X2, whose amino-acid sequence MWPQPHLPPQPHLPPPPTMSMSEEIRKMIASARKKLKEFQQRNSPAAPSRVRRRKKRNNSSRETSASDGCQSPCHSAAGGHKEGPAPCATMKGPESTHQVQIALDSSSVTTSELNNTIDLLPSSRHEAVLEQQVQQFLQERELLKAQVAEVTECLKKAQLERDAYAQQLKTQKIEIFKMEKSQDAMKIEKLKGSLAHLQNLLAEPPIPKHPQGPLTWKENLKTETKYLRDEPREQERLQEVKMRLWETKVPFLNAAKASAQEEQARLCEQLQKQQVCCQHQAQLGASALKEPEAAAAATGTGSESGCGETQRALQGALDQLQRDFMDILKENSYLKERVEKLELGFIQLSGERDMIRKSIKPNDRQRAVAKTQHQKNDVSMLLQAEEGMNVKLLELQGPVMQLMINHEVVQHPANEPTPGAPAPQEPGAADKDELCEVILADSLQPAGVGGTPEPHCTADGTLLCELQDSQQHRPLGSSPTTPCFYQAVGEGAGKHHDQLRAGPEVYKETTL is encoded by the exons aagaatttcaacaaagaaacagtCCTGCTGCTCCATCTCgagtgagaagaagaaagaaaagaaacaacagtaGCCGTGAGACATCCGCTTCTGATGGTTGCCAGTCACCATGCCAT TCAGCAGCAGGTGGTCACAAGGAGGGCCCTGCACCGTGTGCCACCATGAAAGGTCCAGAG AGCACACACCAAGTACAAATAGCCCTGGACTCGAGCTCAGTCACAACTAGTGAACTGAATAACACCATCGACTTATTG CCCTCGAGCCGCCATGAAGCAGTCCTTGAGCAGCAGGTACAGCAGTTTCTACAGGAGCGGGAACTGCTAAAAGCGCAGGTGGCAGAG GTGACGGAGTGTCTTAAGAAAGCTCAGCTAGAAAGAGACGCTTACGCTCAACAACTCAAAACACAGAAG ATTGAAATATTCAAAATGGAGAAAAGTCAAGATGCAATGAAAATCGAGAAGCTGAAGGGGAGCCTTGCCCACCTACAAAACCTTCTGG CTGAACCCCCGATCCCAAAGCACCCACAGGGCCCTCTGACTtggaaagaaaacctaaaaactgAAACCAAGTACCTGAGAGATGAGCCACGGGAACAGGAGAGACTGCAGGAGGTGAAAATGAGGCTCTGGGAGACGAAG GTGCCATTTCTGAACGCTGCTAAAGCCAGTGCCCAGGAGGAGCAGGCACGGCTCTGTGAGCAGCTCCAGAAACAACAGGTGTGCTGCCAGCACCAGGCTCAGCTGGGGGCCTCGGCCCTGAAGGAGCCAGAGGCAGCGGCCGCAGCCACAGGGACTGGGAGCGAGTCTGGATGTGGGGAGACCCAGCGGGCCCTGCAGGGAGCTCTCGACCAGCTGCAG AGAGACTTCATGGACATTTTGAAGGAGAATTCATACCTGAAGGAGCGGGTGGAAAAACTAGAGCTCGGATTCATTCAGCTCTCTGGAGAGAGAGACATGATAA GAAAGTCCATCAAACCAAATGACCGTCAGAGGGCAGTGGCCAAAACCCAGCACCAGAAGAACGATGTTAGCATGCTGTTGCAGGCCGAGGAGGGGATGAAT GTAAAGCTGCTGGAGCTGCAGGGGCCAGTGATGCAGCTTATGATCAACCATGAGGTCGTCCAGCACCCTGCTAATGAGCCCACTCCAGGGGCCCCAGCCCCCCAGGAGCCTGGTGCTGCTGACAAGGATG AACTTTGTGAAGTGATCCTCGCTGACAGCCTGCAGCCTGCAGGAGTGGGGGGTACACCAGAACCCCACTGCACAGCAGATGGCACATTGCTTTGTGAGCTGCAGGACAGCCAGCAACACCGACCCTTGGGCAGCAGTCCCACCACGCCATGCTTTTACCAGGCTGTGGGCGAAGGAGCGGGTAAACATCACGATCAGCTAAGAGCTGGCCCAGAAGTTTACAAAGAAACAACGTTATAG
- the LOC144577302 gene encoding golgin subfamily A member 8B-like isoform X3, with protein MWPQPHLPPQPHLPPPPTMSMSEEIRKMIASARKKLKEFQQRNSPAAPSRVRRRKKRNNSSRETSASDGCQSPCHSAAGGHKEGPAPCATMKGPEPSSRHEAVLEQQVQQFLQERELLKAQVAEVTECLKKAQLERDAYAQQLKTQKVQWQQKILTMAGEIEIFKMEKSQDAMKIEKLKGSLAHLQNLLAEPPIPKHPQGPLTWKENLKTETKYLRDEPREQERLQEVKMRLWETKVPFLNAAKASAQEEQARLCEQLQKQQVCCQHQAQLGASALKEPEAAAAATGTGSESGCGETQRALQGALDQLQRDFMDILKENSYLKERVEKLELGFIQLSGERDMIRKSIKPNDRQRAVAKTQHQKNDVSMLLQAEEGMNVKLLELQGPVMQLMINHEVVQHPANEPTPGAPAPQEPGAADKDELCEVILADSLQPAGVGGTPEPHCTADGTLLCELQDSQQHRPLGSSPTTPCFYQAVGEGAGKHHDQLRAGPEVYKETTL; from the exons aagaatttcaacaaagaaacagtCCTGCTGCTCCATCTCgagtgagaagaagaaagaaaagaaacaacagtaGCCGTGAGACATCCGCTTCTGATGGTTGCCAGTCACCATGCCAT TCAGCAGCAGGTGGTCACAAGGAGGGCCCTGCACCGTGTGCCACCATGAAAGGTCCAGAG CCCTCGAGCCGCCATGAAGCAGTCCTTGAGCAGCAGGTACAGCAGTTTCTACAGGAGCGGGAACTGCTAAAAGCGCAGGTGGCAGAG GTGACGGAGTGTCTTAAGAAAGCTCAGCTAGAAAGAGACGCTTACGCTCAACAACTCAAAACACAGAAGGTGCAGTGGCAGCAGAAAATCCTCACAATGGCAGGAGAA ATTGAAATATTCAAAATGGAGAAAAGTCAAGATGCAATGAAAATCGAGAAGCTGAAGGGGAGCCTTGCCCACCTACAAAACCTTCTGG CTGAACCCCCGATCCCAAAGCACCCACAGGGCCCTCTGACTtggaaagaaaacctaaaaactgAAACCAAGTACCTGAGAGATGAGCCACGGGAACAGGAGAGACTGCAGGAGGTGAAAATGAGGCTCTGGGAGACGAAG GTGCCATTTCTGAACGCTGCTAAAGCCAGTGCCCAGGAGGAGCAGGCACGGCTCTGTGAGCAGCTCCAGAAACAACAGGTGTGCTGCCAGCACCAGGCTCAGCTGGGGGCCTCGGCCCTGAAGGAGCCAGAGGCAGCGGCCGCAGCCACAGGGACTGGGAGCGAGTCTGGATGTGGGGAGACCCAGCGGGCCCTGCAGGGAGCTCTCGACCAGCTGCAG AGAGACTTCATGGACATTTTGAAGGAGAATTCATACCTGAAGGAGCGGGTGGAAAAACTAGAGCTCGGATTCATTCAGCTCTCTGGAGAGAGAGACATGATAA GAAAGTCCATCAAACCAAATGACCGTCAGAGGGCAGTGGCCAAAACCCAGCACCAGAAGAACGATGTTAGCATGCTGTTGCAGGCCGAGGAGGGGATGAAT GTAAAGCTGCTGGAGCTGCAGGGGCCAGTGATGCAGCTTATGATCAACCATGAGGTCGTCCAGCACCCTGCTAATGAGCCCACTCCAGGGGCCCCAGCCCCCCAGGAGCCTGGTGCTGCTGACAAGGATG AACTTTGTGAAGTGATCCTCGCTGACAGCCTGCAGCCTGCAGGAGTGGGGGGTACACCAGAACCCCACTGCACAGCAGATGGCACATTGCTTTGTGAGCTGCAGGACAGCCAGCAACACCGACCCTTGGGCAGCAGTCCCACCACGCCATGCTTTTACCAGGCTGTGGGCGAAGGAGCGGGTAAACATCACGATCAGCTAAGAGCTGGCCCAGAAGTTTACAAAGAAACAACGTTATAG
- the LOC144577302 gene encoding golgin subfamily A member 6A-like isoform X1 codes for MWPQPHLPPQPHLPPPPTMSMSEEIRKMIASARKKLKEFQQRNSPAAPSRVRRRKKRNNSSRETSASDGCQSPCHSAAGGHKEGPAPCATMKGPESTHQVQIALDSSSVTTSELNNTIDLLPSSRHEAVLEQQVQQFLQERELLKAQVAEVTECLKKAQLERDAYAQQLKTQKVQWQQKILTMAGEIEIFKMEKSQDAMKIEKLKGSLAHLQNLLAEPPIPKHPQGPLTWKENLKTETKYLRDEPREQERLQEVKMRLWETKVPFLNAAKASAQEEQARLCEQLQKQQVCCQHQAQLGASALKEPEAAAAATGTGSESGCGETQRALQGALDQLQRDFMDILKENSYLKERVEKLELGFIQLSGERDMIRKSIKPNDRQRAVAKTQHQKNDVSMLLQAEEGMNVKLLELQGPVMQLMINHEVVQHPANEPTPGAPAPQEPGAADKDELCEVILADSLQPAGVGGTPEPHCTADGTLLCELQDSQQHRPLGSSPTTPCFYQAVGEGAGKHHDQLRAGPEVYKETTL; via the exons aagaatttcaacaaagaaacagtCCTGCTGCTCCATCTCgagtgagaagaagaaagaaaagaaacaacagtaGCCGTGAGACATCCGCTTCTGATGGTTGCCAGTCACCATGCCAT TCAGCAGCAGGTGGTCACAAGGAGGGCCCTGCACCGTGTGCCACCATGAAAGGTCCAGAG AGCACACACCAAGTACAAATAGCCCTGGACTCGAGCTCAGTCACAACTAGTGAACTGAATAACACCATCGACTTATTG CCCTCGAGCCGCCATGAAGCAGTCCTTGAGCAGCAGGTACAGCAGTTTCTACAGGAGCGGGAACTGCTAAAAGCGCAGGTGGCAGAG GTGACGGAGTGTCTTAAGAAAGCTCAGCTAGAAAGAGACGCTTACGCTCAACAACTCAAAACACAGAAGGTGCAGTGGCAGCAGAAAATCCTCACAATGGCAGGAGAA ATTGAAATATTCAAAATGGAGAAAAGTCAAGATGCAATGAAAATCGAGAAGCTGAAGGGGAGCCTTGCCCACCTACAAAACCTTCTGG CTGAACCCCCGATCCCAAAGCACCCACAGGGCCCTCTGACTtggaaagaaaacctaaaaactgAAACCAAGTACCTGAGAGATGAGCCACGGGAACAGGAGAGACTGCAGGAGGTGAAAATGAGGCTCTGGGAGACGAAG GTGCCATTTCTGAACGCTGCTAAAGCCAGTGCCCAGGAGGAGCAGGCACGGCTCTGTGAGCAGCTCCAGAAACAACAGGTGTGCTGCCAGCACCAGGCTCAGCTGGGGGCCTCGGCCCTGAAGGAGCCAGAGGCAGCGGCCGCAGCCACAGGGACTGGGAGCGAGTCTGGATGTGGGGAGACCCAGCGGGCCCTGCAGGGAGCTCTCGACCAGCTGCAG AGAGACTTCATGGACATTTTGAAGGAGAATTCATACCTGAAGGAGCGGGTGGAAAAACTAGAGCTCGGATTCATTCAGCTCTCTGGAGAGAGAGACATGATAA GAAAGTCCATCAAACCAAATGACCGTCAGAGGGCAGTGGCCAAAACCCAGCACCAGAAGAACGATGTTAGCATGCTGTTGCAGGCCGAGGAGGGGATGAAT GTAAAGCTGCTGGAGCTGCAGGGGCCAGTGATGCAGCTTATGATCAACCATGAGGTCGTCCAGCACCCTGCTAATGAGCCCACTCCAGGGGCCCCAGCCCCCCAGGAGCCTGGTGCTGCTGACAAGGATG AACTTTGTGAAGTGATCCTCGCTGACAGCCTGCAGCCTGCAGGAGTGGGGGGTACACCAGAACCCCACTGCACAGCAGATGGCACATTGCTTTGTGAGCTGCAGGACAGCCAGCAACACCGACCCTTGGGCAGCAGTCCCACCACGCCATGCTTTTACCAGGCTGTGGGCGAAGGAGCGGGTAAACATCACGATCAGCTAAGAGCTGGCCCAGAAGTTTACAAAGAAACAACGTTATAG